The stretch of DNA GCACCCGCTGGCCGCGCCAGCTCCCCGGCGGCTGGGGTCGCGGCGTGCCGGTGGCGCAGCTGCGGGAGCTCGCCGAGTACTGGCGCACCGGCTTCGACTGGCGCGCGCAGGAGGCGCGGCTGAACGAGTTCCCGCAGTTCCTGACCGAGATCGACGGCCAGCAGGTCCACTTCCTGCACATCCGCTCCCCCGAGCCGAACGCGCTCCCGCTGGTGATCACCCACAGCTGGCCCAACTCGATCGCCGAGTTCACGGCGCTCGTCGGGCCGCTCACCGAGAGCGGATTCGACGTGGTGGCACCGTCGCTGCCGGGCTTCGCCTACTCAACGTTCCCCGAGCCGGCCGACGAGCGGCCGTGGACCGCGGAGCGCGTGGCGCGGACCTGGGCGGAGCTGATGGCGCGCCTCGGCTACGAGCGGTACGGGGCGCACGGTAACGACGCGGGTGCGGTCGTGTCTCCGCAGCTGGCGCTCGTCGACGCCGAGCACCTCGTCGGGGTGCACATGACGGCCGGTGTCGGCATCCCGACCGGTGACCCCGCCGAGCTGGAGGGCCTGACCGACGCGGACCGCGCCGGCCTGGAGCGGATGGCCGCCCTGTTCGCAGGTGGCAGCGGGTACGGCACGTACCTGGCCAACCGCCCTCAGACGCTCGCGTACGGCTGGCTCGACTCGCCGGTCGTGCAGCTTGCCTACCTGGTGGAGCGGCTCGCCGAGTTCGACGGCTGGCCGGCAGGCACCGACCCCCTGCTTCCCCACCTCGACCGCGACCAGCTGCTCACCACCGCGT from Pseudonocardia cypriaca encodes:
- a CDS encoding epoxide hydrolase family protein, which translates into the protein MSDEISPFRIDVPQADLDDLADRLARTRWPRQLPGGWGRGVPVAQLRELAEYWRTGFDWRAQEARLNEFPQFLTEIDGQQVHFLHIRSPEPNALPLVITHSWPNSIAEFTALVGPLTESGFDVVAPSLPGFAYSTFPEPADERPWTAERVARTWAELMARLGYERYGAHGNDAGAVVSPQLALVDAEHLVGVHMTAGVGIPTGDPAELEGLTDADRAGLERMAALFAGGSGYGTYLANRPQTLAYGWLDSPVVQLAYLVERLAEFDGWPAGTDPLLPHLDRDQLLTTASLYWFTGTGGSSSWTYYDGAAGMPIDQAVVPTGVSHGGPDAFRRIAERNNDIVQWSGRDAASHMVAMVDAAGLAADIEEFFGKLR